From Brachionichthys hirsutus isolate HB-005 chromosome 16, CSIRO-AGI_Bhir_v1, whole genome shotgun sequence, a single genomic window includes:
- the ndufb10 gene encoding NADH dehydrogenase [ubiquinone] 1 beta subcomplex subunit 10, giving the protein MPTDFDKDAYPEPPSKTPAVNKQTALPNPAVILSKLFYYAVDVPVTAFRDAVESVRSKDKTAYYHQKYRRVPDLTECFLGDYMCYFEAEMQWKRDFKVDREIVQLIQERLGNCRQREGENHEQSCVKEMQLFEEVSKNFMSRYGDLGMYASARKCLMKQKERMIAAQAPTAQ; this is encoded by the exons ATGCCAACTGACTTTGATAAAGACGCGTACCCGGAGCCTCCGAGCAAGACTCCGGCCGTGAACAAGCAAACGGCGCTCCCGAACCCGGCCGTGATTCTATCTAAGCTATTCTATTACGCCGTGGACGTGCCTGTCACCGCATTTAGAG ATGCTGTAGAGAGCGTGCGTTCAAAGGACAAGACCGCCTATTACCATCAGAAGTACCGGCGTGTTCCGGACCTGACGGAATGCTTCCTCGGAGACTACATGTGCTACTTTGAGGCCGAGATGCAGTGGAAGAGAGACTT CAAAGTGGACCGGGAGATTGTGCAGTTGATCCAGGAGCGCTTGGGAAACTGTCGGCAAAGAGAAGGGGAGAACCACGAGCAGAGCTGCGTCAAAGAAATGCAGCTGTTCGAAGAGGTGTCCAAGAACTTTATGTCGCGAT ACGGAGACCTGGGGATGTATGCCAGTGCAAGGAAATGTCTAATGAAGCAGAAGGAAAGGATGATTGCTGCTCAGGCCCCGACTGCTCAATGA
- the rps2 gene encoding small ribosomal subunit protein uS5 translates to MADDAGGRGGFRGGFGAGGRGRGRGRGRGRGRGRGARGGKAEDKEWIPVTKLGRLVKDMKIKSLEEIYLYSLPIKESEIIDFFLGSTLKDEVLKIMPVQKQTRAGQRTRFKAFVAIGDYNGHVGLGVKCSKEVATAIRGAIILAKLSIVPVRRGYWGNKIGKPHTVPCKVTGRCGSVLVRLIPAPRGTGIVSAPVPKKLLMMAGIDDCYTSARGCTATLGNFAKATFDAISKTYSYLTPDLWKETVFTKSPYQEFTDHLAKTHTRVSVQRGQTAQPPASS, encoded by the exons TAGAGGCCGCGGAAGGGGCCGCGGCGCCCGCGGCGGCAAGGCCGAGGACAAGGAA TGGATTCCAGTCACCAAGCTGGGCCGCCTGGTTAAGGACATGAAGATCAAGTCCCTGGAGGAGATCTACCTGTACTCTCTGCCCATCAAG GAGTCGGAGATCATCGACTTCTTCCTCGGATCGACCCTGAAGGACGAGGTGCTCAAGATCATGCCTGTCCAGAAGCAGACCAGGGCGGGTCAGCGCACCCGGTTCAAG GCCTTTGTTGCCATTGGCGACTACAACGGCCACGTGGGTCTAGGCGTGAAGTGCTCCAAAGAGGTGGCCACAGCCATCCGTGGGGCCATCATCCTGGCCAAGCTGTCCATCGTCCCCGTCAGGAGAGGCTACTGGGGCAACAAGATCGGCAAGCCCCACACCGTGCCCTGCAAGGTGACCGGGCGCTGCGGCTCCGTCTTGGTGCGTCTCATCCCCGCGCCCCGCGGTACCGGTATCGTGTCTGCCCCCGTGCCCAAGAAGCTGCTCATGATGGCCGGGATCGATGATTGCTACACCTCGGCGAGGGGCTGCACGGCCACCCTCGGCAACTTTG CAAAGGCAACCTTTGATGCCATCTCCAAGACGTACAGCTACCTGACCCCCGACCTGTGGAAGGAGACCGTCTTTACCAAGTCTCCCTACCAG GAGTTCACTGACCATCTGGCCAAGACTCACACCAGGGTGTCCGTGCAGAGGGGACAGACCGCCCAGCCGCCGGCTTCCTCCTAA